The segment CGCGATCAACGAGGGCCGCAGCATGCGCACCACCGCCGCATCCCGCATCGAGTACTCGAAATCCCGCGACATTCCCAACCAGAGAAAGAATTGCCGGCCGTTCATAATAGGCATTCCAGGCATTGGTCTCGTTGTCAGCGTCATAGGCTTCGGCGAACGCATCGTAATCATTTTCAGACATTGTTTCTCCTCGCCAGCGGATCACCGAGAGACCGCGCATTCGACAGCAAATTGTACAGTCTATAGTGTCTACATCGATATCGACGTCAGGGATTTTCTCTTTGATCGCCGAGCTACCGCGGGATAAGTTCCGTACCTGCATTACTCGTGAGGCGGAGTTCGAAATGCCGCCGATGCCAGCCGAAAAGCAGGCGTTTGCGAAGCGACGAATCGCCAGGCGTGCTGTCGCAACAGACGCAGCAGCAGTGTCGAAGTTCACAGTTCCATATGCACGATCTCGATAGGCTCACCGCCGAGACCGTGAGAGAAGTAGCCCCTGCCTGTGCTTCTAAAGCCGTGCCTTTGGTAGAAGCCTTCGGCATTGATCGTCGCTTCGAGCCTCACTGGACCGTCATGGCCTAACCGTGCCTGGACAATCCCGATCTCGAGCAGCCGCCGACCCAGTCCGGCGCCAGCGGCTTCTGGCAAGATAAATAAGCGTGTTACTTCGCCAGGCTCTGCGTCGACAAATCCGACCACAATGCGGCCGCGCATACACACGGTCATTCGCCCCTTGGCGATAAGCTCTTCGTAAAATGCCGGTGTACGCTCAC is part of the Bradyrhizobium commune genome and harbors:
- a CDS encoding GNAT family N-acetyltransferase; translated protein: MTSDDDVSFRAACREDAEAVFNVTKASIGGLARASYSRHQIENWMGERTPAFYEELIAKGRMTVCMRGRIVVGFVDAEPGEVTRLFILPEAAGAGLGRRLLEIGIVQARLGHDGPVRLEATINAEGFYQRHGFRSTGRGYFSHGLGGEPIEIVHMEL